TTTTGTAATgaagggattcaaactttggaATCAGGTTGGGAAGTTAGATTCCCATGTTGAAGGAGTTAATAGTGCTCATAACCAAGCTGTCAAGAAGAGTGAAGATTTACAGAAGGAAAATCAACACATTCAAAGTGTTTTGGTTAAGCAATCGAATCAAGATAAAGCTGAATATCGGattcaattaaatgcaatagttgATTGCGTAAGATTCTTTTTATTCCGAGGATTAGCTTTTCGTGGTCACGATAAATCTCAAGGTTCAAGTGATAGAGGAAATTTCCTTGAGCTTCTACAATTTCTGGGGGATCACAATGAATCTATCAATGAAGTGATGCAAAATACTTGGAAAAATTGCAAGCTTACCTATCATGATATTCAAAAAGACATGGTGAATGCAATTGCACATGAAACATCCAAAGCCATCATCGAGGATCTTGGCAAtgggttcttttcaatattagttgatgagtCACGTGATATCTCAGTGAAAGAACAAATGGCACTCGTTCTTCGTTATGTGAACAAACAATGAATTATTATAAAGCGGTTCCTTGGTATTGTACATGTAGCAAGTACCACCGCTTTGTCACTCAAATGTGCTATTGAAGGTTTACTTTGtaaacataatttgagtttatcgaGACTACGTGGGCAAGGTTATGACGAAGCTAGTAATATGCAAGGTGATATTAATggtctcaaaactttaattttgaaagagaataagtcAGCATTTTATGTCCATTGTTTTGCTTATCAATTTCAATTGACACTCGTTGCCGTtgctaaaaatcacattaacattgctgcttttttttatgtggttagtaatttagtaactATTGTTGGAGGCTCTTGTAAGAGACAAGATGCTCTTCGAGATGctcaatttgccaaaattaaagaagatttagAGAATGGTGTACGAAGAAGTGGACAAGGtttgaatcaagagacaaaTCTTAAACGTCCTGGTGATACACGCTGGGATCATATTATGGGACtattctcaacttgattttAATGTTCTCTGCTGTTGCTGATGTACttgagattattgaagaagatgggctctctgaccaaaaagttgaagctcgatctattatgagatcaattctatcttttgaatttgtttttgctctacacttgatgaaaaacattttagggatcacaaatgagttgtcaatagcattgcaaaaaaaaaaaatcaagatatagtaAATGCTATGGATCTTGTTAAAGTGTCTAAGCAACGATTGCAAGTGATGAGAGATGAGGAATGGACATCTTTATTGACTGAAGTGTCTTCATTTTGTGCCACACAT
This portion of the Castanea sativa cultivar Marrone di Chiusa Pesio chromosome 7, ASM4071231v1 genome encodes:
- the LOC142644021 gene encoding uncharacterized protein LOC142644021; translation: MDKYLIKKPRTQDSFPSSKRNRVDFNLENLPSNPGLRQKISSYHPNNHDEIRRHYLGKGPCRPPHDYPVSYFSRKPCRFRVEWYETRNWLEYSIAKDAAFCFYCYLFGKDVGKQGGGGTFVMKGFKLWNQVGKLDSHVEGVNSAHNQAVKKSEDLQKENQHIQSVLVKQSNQDKAEYRIQLNAIVDCVRFFLFRGLAFRGHDKSQGSSDRGNFLELLQFLGDHNESINEVMQNTWKNCKLTYHDIQKDMVNAIAHETSKAIIEDLGNGFFSILVDESRDISVKEQMALVLRYVNKQ